The Castellaniella sp. genome includes a window with the following:
- a CDS encoding DEAD/DEAH box helicase — protein MDNSITFASLGLAEPLLRAVHDAGYTHPTPIQAQAIPRVMEGGDLLAAAQTGTGKTAGFTLPILHYLIQNPLSSRQVGRPRVLVLTPTRELTAQVEESVRLYSQHTRIHSMVMFGGVNIKPQIAALRKPLDILVATPGRLLDHAQQKTLDLSGVEILVLDEADRMLDMGFIHDIRRIMKLLPAKRQNLLFSATFSDEIRGLAQGILRNPGEVSVARRNTTSELVSQRMVATEQSHKRDLLSHIIRESGWHQVLVFTRTKHGANRLAEKLVKDGLTAAAIHGNKSQAARTKALAGFKDGKVAVLVATDIAARGLDIDQLPQVVNFELPNVPEDYVHRIGRTGRAGSTGSALSLVDQTEIKLLRAIERLTKQTIEPISIEGWNPTAMVTTDSAPDAREKRALARVQGDFRGGRSDAPRDGRHRRPDGPAAREGRPGGRRDGNPGNRRPSTDARPSTEGRRSDARRSSNSSSSSPRPQGGRAAALLQQKAD, from the coding sequence TTGGACAATTCCATTACTTTTGCCTCGCTTGGCCTGGCAGAACCCCTGCTGCGTGCCGTACATGACGCAGGCTACACCCACCCCACGCCCATCCAGGCCCAGGCCATCCCGCGCGTCATGGAAGGCGGCGACTTGCTGGCTGCCGCCCAGACCGGCACGGGCAAGACCGCCGGCTTCACGCTGCCCATTCTGCACTATCTGATCCAAAACCCCCTGAGCAGCCGCCAGGTCGGGCGGCCCCGCGTGCTGGTGTTGACCCCCACCCGCGAACTCACCGCCCAGGTCGAGGAGTCCGTACGGCTATACAGCCAGCACACGCGCATCCACTCCATGGTGATGTTTGGCGGCGTCAACATCAAGCCCCAGATAGCAGCCCTGAGAAAACCGCTGGATATCCTGGTGGCCACCCCTGGGCGTTTGCTGGACCACGCCCAGCAAAAAACCCTGGATCTGTCCGGCGTGGAAATTCTGGTGCTGGATGAAGCCGACCGCATGCTGGACATGGGCTTTATCCATGACATCCGCCGCATCATGAAGCTGTTGCCGGCCAAGCGTCAGAACCTGTTGTTCTCCGCCACCTTCTCGGATGAAATCCGCGGCCTGGCCCAGGGTATTTTGCGCAACCCCGGCGAAGTCTCGGTCGCCCGGCGCAACACCACCTCTGAACTCGTCAGCCAGCGCATGGTGGCCACCGAGCAATCGCATAAACGCGACCTGCTCAGCCACATCATTCGCGAAAGCGGCTGGCATCAGGTGCTGGTGTTCACCCGCACCAAGCACGGCGCCAACCGTCTGGCTGAAAAGCTTGTCAAAGACGGCCTGACTGCCGCCGCGATTCATGGCAACAAAAGTCAGGCCGCCCGCACCAAGGCGCTGGCCGGCTTCAAGGACGGCAAGGTCGCCGTCCTGGTGGCGACCGACATCGCCGCCCGTGGCCTGGATATCGACCAACTGCCCCAAGTCGTGAATTTCGAGCTACCCAATGTGCCCGAAGATTACGTGCACCGCATTGGCCGCACGGGCCGCGCAGGCAGCACCGGCTCGGCCCTGTCGCTGGTCGACCAGACCGAGATCAAGCTGCTGCGCGCCATCGAACGCCTGACCAAGCAAACCATCGAGCCCATCAGTATCGAGGGCTGGAATCCGACTGCCATGGTGACGACAGACTCCGCGCCAGATGCCCGCGAAAAGCGCGCGCTGGCTCGCGTCCAGGGCGATTTCCGGGGCGGACGCAGCGATGCGCCGCGTGATGGCCGCCACCGTCGTCCAGATGGCCCAGCCGCCCGCGAAGGCCGCCCCGGTGGCCGCCGCGATGGCAACCCCGGCAACCGCCGCCCCTCGACGGATGCCCGCCCCAGCACCGAAGGCCGCCGCAGCGATGCTCGTCGCAGTAGCAACAGCAGCAGTAGCTCCCCTCGCCCCCAAGGCGGCCGCGCAGCCGCCCTGTTACAACAAAAGGCGGATTAA
- a CDS encoding LemA family protein, which produces MIRRFFNWTVVAAAALLLSGCGYNEIQQQDEQVKAAWSQALNQYERRADLVPKLVSSVNAYMVNERTVLEQVTKDRARVGQIQINADDLGDPALMARFEQAQAALGASLGRLLAVSENYPQLKSDGLFRDLMTQLEGTENRIAVARERYVGAVQTYNLTIRQFPTLITARIFGYQTKVQYGLDKADTVMQDPAVKFDVPAAGATQ; this is translated from the coding sequence ATGATCCGACGTTTTTTCAATTGGACAGTGGTGGCGGCTGCGGCGCTATTGCTGTCAGGCTGTGGCTACAACGAAATCCAACAGCAGGATGAACAGGTCAAGGCGGCTTGGTCTCAGGCGCTCAACCAGTATGAACGCCGGGCGGATCTCGTGCCTAAGCTGGTCTCCTCGGTCAATGCCTATATGGTCAACGAGCGCACGGTGCTGGAGCAGGTGACCAAGGATCGGGCGCGGGTAGGTCAGATTCAGATCAATGCGGACGATCTCGGAGACCCGGCGTTGATGGCGCGTTTCGAGCAGGCCCAGGCGGCATTGGGGGCCAGTCTGGGGCGCTTGCTGGCAGTCTCTGAAAACTATCCGCAACTCAAGAGCGACGGCTTGTTTCGCGACCTGATGACGCAGCTGGAGGGCACGGAAAACCGCATTGCCGTGGCGCGGGAACGCTATGTCGGGGCAGTCCAGACCTATAACCTGACCATACGCCAGTTTCCGACGCTGATCACGGCCCGGATCTTCGGCTATCAGACCAAGGTCCAGTACGGTTTGGATAAGGCCGATACCGTGATGCAGGACCCGGCCGTCAAGTTCGACGTGCCGGCTGCGGGTGCGACGCAATGA
- a CDS encoding TPM domain-containing protein: MTAIGRGWLGHAFLALCLWLFWCMPAQAQNSAGAPSGGTIPVPAWTAPVMDLTDTLDATQIQSLDAQLRAWEKARGSQLFVLLVPTTGSDTIEQYARRVFDDWAVGRKGLDDGVLLLAALQDRQLRIDVGYGLEGTVTDIQAGRIIREQITPYFAQGDVFAGLQAGVSALQALINGEDLPPPVSQGDDDEDVVLGILGFLFFMALVVPLWMTAVLAAGFTWMMTSSALWALLGAVLGLLVGGVARALGITSRMRRHSSSRGRDDGFGGGGFGGGGGGFGGGGGGGGGGGGRGGGGGASGGW; the protein is encoded by the coding sequence ATGACTGCAATAGGCCGAGGGTGGCTGGGGCACGCTTTCCTGGCGCTGTGCTTGTGGCTGTTCTGGTGCATGCCAGCCCAGGCGCAAAATAGCGCCGGGGCGCCGTCAGGCGGCACGATTCCCGTGCCTGCCTGGACCGCTCCGGTCATGGATTTGACGGATACCCTGGATGCCACTCAGATCCAAAGCCTGGATGCGCAGTTGCGCGCCTGGGAAAAGGCTCGCGGTTCGCAGCTGTTTGTGCTGTTGGTGCCGACGACAGGGTCCGATACCATTGAACAATACGCCCGGCGGGTGTTTGATGATTGGGCCGTCGGGCGCAAGGGACTGGATGATGGGGTCTTGCTGCTGGCGGCTTTGCAGGATCGTCAACTGCGTATCGACGTGGGCTATGGGCTGGAAGGCACGGTCACCGATATCCAGGCCGGCCGCATTATCCGCGAACAAATCACGCCCTATTTTGCCCAAGGGGATGTGTTTGCAGGCCTGCAGGCGGGGGTGTCTGCGCTGCAGGCCCTGATCAACGGCGAAGACCTGCCCCCGCCTGTGTCGCAGGGCGATGACGACGAAGATGTCGTACTCGGGATTCTGGGGTTCTTGTTTTTCATGGCGCTGGTGGTACCGCTGTGGATGACTGCCGTCTTGGCGGCAGGCTTCACCTGGATGATGACCTCCAGTGCCCTGTGGGCCTTGCTGGGGGCTGTGCTTGGTTTGCTGGTGGGGGGCGTGGCTCGTGCGCTGGGGATTACGTCGCGCATGCGCAGGCATTCAAGCTCGCGTGGTCGAGACGATGGGTTTGGTGGCGGTGGTTTCGGCGGTGGTGGTGGCGGTTTCGGCGGTGGTGGTGGCGGTGGCGGTGGCGGTGGTGGTCGTGGCGGTGGTGGTGGCGCCTCCGGCGGCTGGTGA